One Methanobrevibacter sp. genomic region harbors:
- a CDS encoding GNAT family N-acetyltransferase — protein MDIKIEELGKNLDKIPHVQEFLFKMIKKEFGFDYIPKWHQDIVNMDEFYINPCRNNFFIAYTESGEIIATIGIRDYDKDFPQFRHLYSKENTSSIWRLFVDERFRRCGLASKMFSIAENFANGMNYDSIYLHTHKTLNGALEFWTKMGFVITIDSGDELETVHMDKKIIGLKINYLSNNFSHAVKL, from the coding sequence ATGGATATTAAAATTGAAGAGTTGGGCAAAAATCTTGATAAAATTCCACATGTTCAAGAATTTTTATTTAAAATGATTAAAAAAGAGTTCGGTTTTGATTATATTCCAAAATGGCATCAGGACATTGTGAATATGGATGAATTTTACATTAATCCCTGTAGGAATAATTTTTTCATTGCTTATACTGAATCTGGTGAAATTATAGCAACTATTGGTATTAGAGATTATGACAAAGATTTCCCACAATTCAGGCATTTATATTCAAAAGAAAATACTTCAAGTATTTGGAGATTGTTTGTTGATGAAAGATTTAGGCGTTGTGGTTTAGCATCTAAAATGTTTTCTATTGCTGAAAATTTTGCAAATGGAATGAATTATGATAGTATTTATTTGCACACTCATAAAACGTTAAATGGTGCTTTGGAATTCTGGACTAAAATGGGTTTTGTTATCACTATTGATTCTGGAGATGAACTTGAAACAGTTCATATGGATAAGAAAATAA